In a single window of the Drosophila subpulchrella strain 33 F10 #4 breed RU33 chromosome X, RU_Dsub_v1.1 Primary Assembly, whole genome shotgun sequence genome:
- the LOC119556683 gene encoding tektin-3 isoform X1, with protein sequence MLCWANEDHYLSQRYPNPQQKAPETLKNLLLRSSVPIVSAPNPEWELQSASTMAPLKGQEVLKFHKHSYLENRIFDHRLVKDNLLDKWPTADMNEYNERKDHRNLMESYPWSQAGAPPCMEPVMGPSIPPRVGAAYETPTKHPWRPAMAYELIQVKHLPEQPVTNQLTKQCFLPKGMKTDGMIFPNLVTGFDRNPQHAARAALYTRYTSNEWYNNNMTKYSESNMNRNLSERMRNDAVRLMRETDEKATSGQRDAGRRLGERITDLTFWRNELNAELEKLIAEMSDINELQRQCGKALLDLEIPLHIAQECLFHRESRQGTEKVHDIVEKALLVEINNLRNSRDRLGGLHEKIAKQALDCRGAQHLLEDDVSHKESSLGIDSMCHQLNNHSRGITYYGGIEKFDPSVSTQESWAQASSEHVRRSQAERAKLSQLRSDAQSVVNSVATTVWDFWSNTNNAFDRRSQEMAEAKNRVQLHLQKVQQELFDMEKHLFLLQKAIQDKSGPLKVAQTRLEARSHREGVELCKDHAQDRLVQEVQDIQGAVETLHHKLQEAEATHQGLLKTRCTLEVDLRNKVNALFIDREKCMSLRRSFPVSNLIKY encoded by the exons ATGCTCTGCTGGGCCAACGAGGATCATTATTTGAGCCAACGCTACCCGAATCCGCAGCAAAAGGCACCCGAAACACTGAAGAACCTTCTGTTGCGATCCAGTGTACCAATAGTGAGTGCTCCGAATCCCGAGTGGGAGTTGCAATCCGCCAGCACTATGGCACCACTCAAAGGCCAGGAAGTGCTTAAGTTCCACAAACACTCTTATCTCGAGAACCGCATCTTCGATCACCGTCTGGTCAAGGACAACCTTTTGGACAAGTGGCCCACAGCCGACATGAACGAGTACAACGAGCGCAAGGACCACCGCAACCTAATGGAGTCCTAT CCATGGAGCCAGGCGGGCGCTCCTCCCTGCATGGAGCCCGTCATGGGACCCTCGATCCCGCCGAGAGTTGGAGCAGCATACGAGACGCCCACGAAGCACCCGTGGCGACCGGCAATGGCCTATGAGCTCATCCAGGTGAAGCACCTACCCGAGCAGCCGGTGACCAACCAGCTGACAAAGCAGTGCTTCCTGCCCAAGGGCATGAAGACGGACGGGATGATCTTTCCCAACCTTGTCACTGGATTCGATCGCAATCCGCAGCATGCTGCCCGGGCCGCCCTCTACACGCGTTATACAAGCAACGAGTGGTACAACAATAACATGACGAAGTACTCCGAGTCCAACATGAACCG CAACTTGTCCGAGCGCATGCGCAACGACGCAGTGCGTCTGATGCGGGAGACGGATGAGAAGGCGACCTCGGGCCAAAGAGACGCCGGTCGAAGGCTGGGTGAACGGATCACCGACCTGACGTTCTGGCGCAACGAGCTGAACGCGGAGCTGGAAAAGCTCATCGCCGAGATGTCAGACATCAATGAGCTACAGCGCCAGTGCGGCAAGGCGCTCCTCGACTTGGAGATCCCCTTGCACATCGCCCAGGAGTGCCTCTTCCACCGGGAGTCGCGCCAGGGCACCGAGAAGGTGCACGACATCGTTGAGAAGGCACTTCTCGTAGAGATCAACAACCTGAGAAACTCCCGCGACCGTCTGGGCGGCCTGCATGAGAAGATTGCGAAGCAGGCGCTCGACTGCCGCGGCGCCCAGCATCTGCTCGAGGACGACGTGTCCCACAAGGAGTCCTCGCTGGGCATCGACTCCATGTGCCACCAGCTGAATAACCACAGCCGCGGCATAACCTACTACGGCGGCATCGAAAAATTTGATCCCTCGGTCAGCACCCAGGAGTCGTGGGCCCAGGCTAGCAGCGAGCACGTCCGTCG TTCACAGGCGGAGCGGGCGAAGCTCTCTCAGCTGCGCAGCGATGCCCAGAGCGTGGTTAACTCGGTGGCCACCACCGTGTGGGACTTCTGGAGCAACACCAATAATGCCTTCGATCGGCGCTCTCAGGAGATGGCCGAGGCAAAGAACCGGGTCCAGTTGCACCTGCAGAAGGTTCAGCAGGAGCTGTTCGACATGGAGAAGCACCTCTTCCTGCTCCAGAAGGCCATTCAGGACAAGTCCGGGCCGCTCAAGGTGGCTCAAACGCGGCTGGAGGCCCGATCCCACCGGGAGGGCGTCGAGCTGTGCAAGGACCATGCGCAGGACCGCCTCGTTCAGGAGGTACAGGATATCCAGGGCGCCGTAGAGACGCTGCACCACAAGCTGCAGGAAGCGGAGGCCACGCACCAGGGTCTTCTAAAAACGCGCTGCACCCTGGAGGTGGATCTGAGGAACAAGGTCAACGCGCTGTTTATCGATCGGGAGAAGTGCATGAGTCTAAGGCGCTCCTTCCCGGTCAGCAATCTAATCAAGTACTGA
- the LOC119556683 gene encoding tektin-3 isoform X2, with protein sequence MLCWANEDHYLSQRYPNPQQKAPETLKNLLLRSSVPIPWSQAGAPPCMEPVMGPSIPPRVGAAYETPTKHPWRPAMAYELIQVKHLPEQPVTNQLTKQCFLPKGMKTDGMIFPNLVTGFDRNPQHAARAALYTRYTSNEWYNNNMTKYSESNMNRNLSERMRNDAVRLMRETDEKATSGQRDAGRRLGERITDLTFWRNELNAELEKLIAEMSDINELQRQCGKALLDLEIPLHIAQECLFHRESRQGTEKVHDIVEKALLVEINNLRNSRDRLGGLHEKIAKQALDCRGAQHLLEDDVSHKESSLGIDSMCHQLNNHSRGITYYGGIEKFDPSVSTQESWAQASSEHVRRSQAERAKLSQLRSDAQSVVNSVATTVWDFWSNTNNAFDRRSQEMAEAKNRVQLHLQKVQQELFDMEKHLFLLQKAIQDKSGPLKVAQTRLEARSHREGVELCKDHAQDRLVQEVQDIQGAVETLHHKLQEAEATHQGLLKTRCTLEVDLRNKVNALFIDREKCMSLRRSFPVSNLIKY encoded by the exons ATGCTCTGCTGGGCCAACGAGGATCATTATTTGAGCCAACGCTACCCGAATCCGCAGCAAAAGGCACCCGAAACACTGAAGAACCTTCTGTTGCGATCCAGTGTACCAATA CCATGGAGCCAGGCGGGCGCTCCTCCCTGCATGGAGCCCGTCATGGGACCCTCGATCCCGCCGAGAGTTGGAGCAGCATACGAGACGCCCACGAAGCACCCGTGGCGACCGGCAATGGCCTATGAGCTCATCCAGGTGAAGCACCTACCCGAGCAGCCGGTGACCAACCAGCTGACAAAGCAGTGCTTCCTGCCCAAGGGCATGAAGACGGACGGGATGATCTTTCCCAACCTTGTCACTGGATTCGATCGCAATCCGCAGCATGCTGCCCGGGCCGCCCTCTACACGCGTTATACAAGCAACGAGTGGTACAACAATAACATGACGAAGTACTCCGAGTCCAACATGAACCG CAACTTGTCCGAGCGCATGCGCAACGACGCAGTGCGTCTGATGCGGGAGACGGATGAGAAGGCGACCTCGGGCCAAAGAGACGCCGGTCGAAGGCTGGGTGAACGGATCACCGACCTGACGTTCTGGCGCAACGAGCTGAACGCGGAGCTGGAAAAGCTCATCGCCGAGATGTCAGACATCAATGAGCTACAGCGCCAGTGCGGCAAGGCGCTCCTCGACTTGGAGATCCCCTTGCACATCGCCCAGGAGTGCCTCTTCCACCGGGAGTCGCGCCAGGGCACCGAGAAGGTGCACGACATCGTTGAGAAGGCACTTCTCGTAGAGATCAACAACCTGAGAAACTCCCGCGACCGTCTGGGCGGCCTGCATGAGAAGATTGCGAAGCAGGCGCTCGACTGCCGCGGCGCCCAGCATCTGCTCGAGGACGACGTGTCCCACAAGGAGTCCTCGCTGGGCATCGACTCCATGTGCCACCAGCTGAATAACCACAGCCGCGGCATAACCTACTACGGCGGCATCGAAAAATTTGATCCCTCGGTCAGCACCCAGGAGTCGTGGGCCCAGGCTAGCAGCGAGCACGTCCGTCG TTCACAGGCGGAGCGGGCGAAGCTCTCTCAGCTGCGCAGCGATGCCCAGAGCGTGGTTAACTCGGTGGCCACCACCGTGTGGGACTTCTGGAGCAACACCAATAATGCCTTCGATCGGCGCTCTCAGGAGATGGCCGAGGCAAAGAACCGGGTCCAGTTGCACCTGCAGAAGGTTCAGCAGGAGCTGTTCGACATGGAGAAGCACCTCTTCCTGCTCCAGAAGGCCATTCAGGACAAGTCCGGGCCGCTCAAGGTGGCTCAAACGCGGCTGGAGGCCCGATCCCACCGGGAGGGCGTCGAGCTGTGCAAGGACCATGCGCAGGACCGCCTCGTTCAGGAGGTACAGGATATCCAGGGCGCCGTAGAGACGCTGCACCACAAGCTGCAGGAAGCGGAGGCCACGCACCAGGGTCTTCTAAAAACGCGCTGCACCCTGGAGGTGGATCTGAGGAACAAGGTCAACGCGCTGTTTATCGATCGGGAGAAGTGCATGAGTCTAAGGCGCTCCTTCCCGGTCAGCAATCTAATCAAGTACTGA
- the LOC119556827 gene encoding neutral alpha-glucosidase AB gives MQFAPATVAIIFALFVLADGVDPGNFKTCEQSSFCRRSRKVQSAGSKYALIPGTLNTYADSLTADLVNKENHHQFAFKLEALKGSTFRLQIDEKQPLRSRYRVEHALKGQPQAEHIRIQRETDGEIVIISEKNKAVIHGDPFRIDFYENDVLVVSVNAKNWLYFEHLRQKTQEQTPEPAQNENQQEQDAAVETPKAADAIDDPGAWEENFKSHHDSKPYGPEAVALDFSFPAAEVLFGIPEHADSFILKSTSGTDPYRLYNLDVFEYIVDSKMALYGTVPVIYGHGQQRTAGVYWQNAAETWVDIQTSETNVVSSLVNFVSGSRKTPPPAAHFMSESGIVDAFILLGPKPMDTFKQYAALTGTHELPQIFALAYHQSRWNYNDERDVTAVSAKFDEFNIPMDTMWLDIEYTDGKRYFTWDKFKFPQPLTMIKNLTELGRHLVVIIDPHIKRDNSYFFHQECTDRGYYVKTREGNDYEGWCWPGAASYPDFFNPVVREYYASQYALDKFQTVTADVMLWNDMNEPSVFNGPEITAPKDLVHFGNWEHRDVHNLYGHMHLMGSFAGLQQRDPNQRPFILTRAHFAGSQRYAAIWTGDNLADWSHLQHSIKMCLTEAVAGFSFCGADVGGFFGNPDSELLERWYQTGAFLPFFRAHAHIDTKRREPWLFPERTRQVIQNAVLKRYSYLPLWYTAFYELELTGAPVILPLLAHYPLDKEAFSVDSQLLVQDRLLVRPVMQQGVSKVDVYFPAIDEKKNGDWWYDVDTYQRQERSGYVSVSVDENKIPVWQRGGSIVPKKERQRRASTLMLHDPYTLIICLDRQGKASGSLYLDDEKSYDYRQGKRIHVVYKFTNDQLVNHFVGKPKYKTDAWIERIVFAGLEKLPTSASITVNGISQQLEVLQHDQVVVVRKPGVKMDVDFVIKLNYV, from the exons ATGCAATTTGCTCCGGCCACTGTGGCCATCATCTTTGCACTTTTCGTCCTGGCCGATGGAGTGGATCCCGGGAACTTCAAGACCTGCGAGCAGAGCAGCTTCTGTCG ACGCTCCCGTAAGGTTCAGAGTGCAGGCAGCAAGTATGCCTTGATTCCGGGTACCCTGAACACCTATGCCGATTCACTGACGGCCGATCTGGTAAACAAGGAGAACCACCATCAGTTCGCCTTTAAGTTGGAGGCCCTAAAGGGCAGCACCTTCCGACTGCAGATCGATGAAAAACAACCACTTCGGTCGCGATATCGCGTTGAACACGCTCTCAAGGGACAACCCCAAGCAGAACACATTCGTATCCAGCGGGAAACTGACGGGGAGATCGTTATAATATCTGAGAAGAACAAGGCCGTTATCCACGGAGATCCTTTCCGAATCGATTTTTATGAAAACGACGTCCTGGTGGTCTCGGTGAATGCCAAGAACTGGCTTTACTTTGAGCATCTGCGTCAGAAAACCCAGGAGCAAACTCCCGAGCCCGCACAAAACGAGAACCAGCAGGAGCAGGATGCCGCTGTGGAAACCCCCAAGGCAGCCGATGCCATCGATGATCCCGGCGCTTGGGAGGAGAACTTCAAGTCGCACCACGACTCTAAACCGTACGGTCCGGAAGCAGTGGCACTGGACTTCTCGTTCCCCGCCGCCGAGGTCTTGTTTGGTATTCCGGAGCACGCCGATAGCTTCATACTGAAGTCCACCTCGGGCACAGATCCATATCGCCTATATAATCTGGATGTGTTCGAGTACATTGTGGATAGCAAAATGGCCCTTTATGGAACTGTGCCAGTGATATATGGTCATGG ACAACAGCGCACTGCTGGCGTTTATTGGCAGAATGCCGCCGAAACCTGGGTGGACATCCAAACTTCAGAAACCAACGTGGTCTCTTCGTTAGTAAACTTTGTGTCCGGCTCGCGTAAAACTCCTCCACCAGCTGCACACTTCATGTCCGAGTCGGGCATTGTAGACGCCTTTATCTTGCTGGGTCCCAAGCCCATGGACACTTTTAAGCAGTACGCTGCCCTGACAGGAACCCACGAGTTGCCTCAGATATTTGCTCTGGCCTACCACCAAAGCCGCTGGAACTACAACGATGAGAGGGATGTAACTGCCGTGTCAGCGAAATTCGACGAGTTTAACATACCAATGGACACTATGTGGTTGGATATCGAGTACACCGATGGAAAACGCTACTTCACCTGGGACAAGTTCAAGTTTCCGCAGCCGCTGACAATGATCAAGAACCTCACAGAGCTGGGTCGGCATTTGGTGGTGATCATCGACCCGCACATCAAACGGGATAATAGTTACTTCTTCCATCAGGAGTGCACAGATCGTGGTTACTATGTGAAAACGCGCGAGGGCAATGACTACGAGGGCTGGTGCTGGCCGGGAGCAGCCAGTTATCCAGATTTCTTCAATCCCGTGGTTAGAGAGTACTATGCCAGCCAGTACGCACTTGATAAGTTCCAAACTGTAACCGCAGATGTGATGCTGTGGAACGATATGAACGAACCGTCGGTGTTCAACGGCCCAGAGATCACGGCACCCAAGGATCTGGTGCACTTTGGCAACTGGGAGCACCGCGATGTGCACAATCTGTACGGTCACATGCACCTGATGGGCTCGTTTGCTGGCCTGCAGCAGCGCGACCCCAACCAACGGCCCTTCATCCTCACACGTGCCCACTTTGCTGGATCCCAGCGGTATGCTGCCATTTGGACGGGCGATAACTTGGCGGACTGGTCACATCTTCAGCACTCAATAAAGATGTGTCTCACGGAGGCGGTAGCCGGATTCTCATTTTGCGGCGCCGATGTCGGTGGTTTCTTTGGAAACCCTGACAGCGAGCTGCTAGAGCGTTGGTATCAAACGGGTGCATTCTTGCCCTTCTTTCGGGCACATGCTCACATCGACACCAAGCGCCGGGAGCCTTGGCTTTTCCCGGAACGCACCCGCCAGGTGATTCAAAATGCGGTGCTAAAGCGGTACTCCTATCTGCCCTTATGGTATACCGCCTTCTACGAACTGGAGTTGACGGGTGCGCCAGTGATCTTGCCATTGTTGGCCCACTATCCACTGGATAAGGAGGCTTTCAGCGTGGACAGCCAGCTACTAGTGCAGGATCGCCTGCTTGTGCGGCCCGTCATGCAGCAGGGTGTCAGCAAGGTGGACGTCTATTTTCCGGCTATTGATGAAAAGAAGAACGGTGACTGGTGGTACGATGTTGATACTTATCAGCGTCAGGAACGATCAGGCTACGTGTCGGTCTCTGTAGATGAAAACAAA ATCCCCGTTTGGCAGCGTGGCGGCAGCATTGTTCCGAAGAAAGAGCGCCAGCGCCGCGCCTCGACCTTGATGCTGCACGATCCTTACACACTGATTATCTGTCTAGACAGACAGGGCAAGGCATCCGGTTCCCTCTACCTGGACGATGAGAAGTCCTACGACTACCGCCAGGGCAAGCGCATCCACGTTGTCTACAAGTTTACCAACGACCAGCTGGTCAATCACTTTGTGGGTAAGCCCAAATACAAGACCGATGCCTGGATCGAGCGGATCGTGTTCGCCGGCCTGGAGAAGTTGCCCACAAGTGCCAGCATCACAGTGAATGGAATAAGCCAGCAACTGGAGGTGCTCCAACATGACCAAGTCGTCGTCGTGCGCAAGCCTGGCGTCAAGATGGACGTCGACTTCGTTATCAAACTCAATTATGTGTAG